One genomic window of Halovivax cerinus includes the following:
- a CDS encoding glycosyltransferase family 4 protein, which produces MTTRSDPERPRVRSSVDRPSVGTSAKRYSLVYFVSTLSAGGAQIGMSRLFAGLDRDLYDVTVVCAYRGTDDVRAAIPGWVTVRELESVAPWRRPLVLSRTVASADVLVCSLFHATLVGRVLGRVHRVPVVVNWIHSERFSSRLRERAVVATNRLADRILADSPAVAEALVDDVGVDPDLVRTVPIAGVDTDEFVPAETDSEGTTDGGPRPAEASTPTPRRHSTARPLRVATVGSLVPPKKHVRVLETARELEARAGAPTVRFTIAGTGELADRLRSQRDELGLDTVEFVGFVDDVASFLRRHDVYLHTSAYEGLCIAALEAMACGLPVVSTRVGGLAHYVEDGASGYLLDEPDPAAFADALEQFSDPDRRRAFGRRGREIVETSYSQTALVSTFVRVVEECLAEAELTRTNPSGLRT; this is translated from the coding sequence ATGACGACGCGATCGGATCCGGAGCGGCCACGCGTGCGCTCGTCCGTGGATCGGCCGTCGGTCGGAACGTCGGCGAAACGGTACTCGCTGGTCTACTTCGTCTCGACACTGTCCGCCGGTGGCGCGCAGATCGGCATGTCGAGGTTGTTCGCCGGACTCGATCGCGATCTGTACGACGTCACCGTCGTGTGCGCCTACCGGGGAACGGACGACGTCCGAGCGGCGATACCCGGGTGGGTCACGGTCCGCGAACTGGAGTCGGTCGCCCCGTGGCGACGACCGCTCGTCCTCTCGCGCACCGTCGCCTCGGCCGACGTCCTCGTCTGCTCGCTCTTTCACGCGACCCTCGTCGGCCGGGTGCTCGGGCGCGTACACCGGGTTCCGGTCGTGGTGAACTGGATACACAGCGAGCGCTTTTCCTCGCGACTCCGCGAGCGAGCGGTGGTCGCGACGAATCGACTCGCCGATCGGATCCTCGCCGACTCACCGGCGGTCGCGGAGGCACTCGTCGACGACGTCGGCGTCGACCCAGACCTGGTTCGGACGGTTCCGATCGCGGGCGTGGACACGGACGAATTCGTGCCAGCAGAGACCGATTCGGAAGGGACCACCGACGGTGGGCCCCGTCCGGCCGAAGCGTCGACACCCACGCCGCGGCGGCACTCGACCGCCCGTCCGCTTCGCGTCGCGACCGTGGGTTCGCTCGTCCCGCCGAAGAAACACGTTCGGGTGCTCGAGACGGCGAGAGAACTCGAAGCGCGTGCGGGAGCGCCGACGGTCCGGTTCACCATCGCGGGGACCGGGGAACTCGCTGACCGATTGCGCTCCCAGCGCGACGAGTTGGGCCTCGATACCGTCGAGTTCGTCGGGTTCGTCGACGACGTCGCGTCGTTCCTGCGACGACACGACGTCTACCTGCACACCTCCGCATACGAGGGACTCTGTATCGCTGCGCTCGAGGCGATGGCGTGTGGCCTGCCGGTCGTCTCGACACGAGTGGGTGGGCTCGCACACTACGTCGAGGACGGCGCCTCGGGCTACCTGCTAGACGAGCCCGACCCGGCCGCGTTCGCGGACGCACTGGAACAGTTCTCCGATCCGGATCGACGGCGCGCGTTCGGCCGACGGGGCCGCGAGATCGTCGAAACCTCCTACTCGCAGACGGCACTGGTGTCGACCTTCGTACGCGTCGTCGAGGAGTGTCTGGCGGAGGCGGAACTGACACGGACCAACCCGTCCGGTCTCCGAACGTGA
- a CDS encoding ABC transporter substrate-binding protein: MEGATNDDASRRSFLKATGTATVAATSMGSLAGCLDNDPDDDEGETGSATLRYGRGAHSQTLDPQNSTSGEVAKVTNQIYDGLLDFEPGGSALVESLATDWEMEGDSVTITLREDAQFDDGTDFTADDFIATYRRFVDEDYEYYLEESSAYGPLMLGNWIDSIETDGDYTLNITLTQTYAPFLRNLGMFATAVLPKDGIESDFDFNGDANGTGPFQLETLDNANGRIRLTPNENYWGEGPEVDEVLFLEYGEPNSRAQALTEDEVEIVDTLNPSAISIVEDSDTATIEEVQGINIGYMSFNMSRVEAFRDARVRRAISHAIDTESIVTEVYSGIADQASQPCPPTIGFGHNDDLDPYEYDTDQAQTLLEEAGYGDGFSFTLTTFQNSRGYNPAPTSTAETIRTNLSDVGIDVTIDDRPFGDYLEYTGAGNHDASLAGWYTDNADPDNFYYALLHPQVEPPEGQDYIDSFDVTDYNTSNRSAWANTEFMDLIEQGQQTADQDERQELYYEAAQIAYDEAPWVYIDYAQEIRGVHETVSEYPVSAISGPHLHLVTLE; the protein is encoded by the coding sequence ATGGAAGGTGCTACTAACGACGACGCTTCCAGACGGAGTTTCCTGAAGGCGACAGGCACTGCAACCGTGGCGGCCACGTCTATGGGATCGCTCGCTGGCTGTCTCGACAACGATCCCGACGACGATGAGGGTGAGACAGGGAGTGCAACGCTACGATACGGTCGTGGCGCCCACTCGCAGACGCTCGACCCACAGAATTCGACCAGTGGTGAAGTCGCGAAAGTAACCAACCAGATTTACGACGGGTTGCTCGACTTCGAGCCCGGTGGCTCGGCGCTCGTCGAGAGTCTCGCCACCGACTGGGAGATGGAGGGTGACTCCGTCACCATCACGCTCCGCGAGGACGCCCAGTTCGACGACGGAACCGATTTCACCGCCGACGACTTCATCGCGACGTATCGCCGGTTCGTCGACGAGGACTACGAGTACTACCTGGAGGAGTCGTCCGCCTACGGTCCACTCATGCTCGGAAACTGGATCGACTCCATCGAGACTGACGGCGACTATACGCTGAACATCACGCTGACGCAGACGTACGCGCCGTTCCTGCGCAACCTCGGTATGTTCGCGACCGCCGTCTTGCCGAAGGACGGCATCGAGAGCGATTTCGACTTCAACGGCGATGCCAACGGAACTGGCCCGTTCCAGCTCGAGACGCTCGACAACGCGAACGGTCGCATCCGCCTCACCCCCAATGAGAACTACTGGGGGGAGGGCCCGGAGGTCGACGAAGTACTGTTCCTCGAATACGGAGAGCCCAACTCGCGTGCGCAGGCGCTCACCGAAGACGAAGTCGAAATCGTCGACACGCTCAACCCAAGCGCCATCTCGATCGTCGAAGACAGCGATACCGCCACGATCGAGGAGGTACAGGGAATCAACATCGGGTACATGTCGTTCAACATGTCCCGCGTCGAGGCGTTCCGCGACGCCCGAGTTCGGCGCGCCATCAGCCACGCGATCGATACCGAGTCGATCGTCACCGAGGTCTATTCCGGCATCGCCGACCAGGCCAGCCAGCCGTGTCCCCCAACTATCGGCTTCGGGCACAACGACGATCTCGATCCGTACGAATACGACACGGATCAGGCCCAGACGCTGCTCGAGGAGGCCGGCTACGGCGACGGTTTCTCGTTCACACTGACGACGTTCCAGAACTCGCGGGGGTACAACCCCGCGCCGACGTCGACCGCCGAGACGATCAGGACGAACCTGAGTGACGTGGGAATCGACGTTACGATCGACGACCGGCCGTTCGGCGACTACCTCGAGTACACGGGAGCCGGCAACCACGATGCATCGCTCGCAGGCTGGTACACCGACAACGCCGATCCGGACAACTTCTACTACGCCCTGTTGCACCCACAGGTCGAACCGCCGGAGGGTCAGGATTACATCGACAGCTTCGACGTCACCGACTACAACACGTCGAACCGATCCGCGTGGGCCAACACGGAGTTCATGGATCTCATAGAGCAGGGCCAGCAAACCGCGGATCAGGACGAGCGTCAGGAACTCTACTACGAAGCCGCACAGATCGCCTACGACGAGGCACCGTGGGTGTACATCGACTACGCACAGGAGATCCGCGGCGTTCACGAGACTGTCAGTGAGTACCCCGTCTCGGCTATCAGCGGTCCGCACCTCCACCTCGTGACGCTAGAGTAG
- a CDS encoding polysaccharide biosynthesis C-terminal domain-containing protein, whose amino-acid sequence MKSRLLRGFVAVLGGNVTTKLVGVAFVPVLVRFVGSDGYGDYAFVTSSMWLLLIVANAGIFTSLRKYIPEARDYPDWADRVFGFYVRWAVVLVGAAVALVLAGVATGAVGGLFGDRFGTYFLVMCGMLVTTQFHSVTRAALMAFGREPASEGLHALQKALFAGFAVLALAVGFGVTAVLVAFTVASGIVAVAGAVALRHNVALRAVLERPPPDFPRRELFAYNGLTILLIGGTFSLYHVDVVLLQTFYGSHETGLYRASLQISEFLWFVPIVVGTVFIHSLSELWSRDRTDLVEEIAARSTRYTIVVTLLFALGVAALAEPFVALYFGEDFLPAVGPLLVLLPGAFGFAIARQLFSVGQAKGALRVLIAATGSAAALNLVLNLLLIPPYGMWGAAVATSTSYGSMAVFHVRAARSIGFDPLADIRAGPTLATALLAAPAILGAGYALDGLVALVVVPPTGFVLYAALALKTGAVDAAEVTDLVGPLPEPVARALAWF is encoded by the coding sequence ATGAAATCGCGCCTCCTTCGCGGATTCGTCGCGGTCCTCGGGGGCAACGTCACCACCAAACTCGTCGGCGTCGCGTTCGTCCCGGTACTCGTCAGGTTCGTCGGGAGCGACGGCTACGGCGATTACGCGTTCGTCACCTCCTCGATGTGGCTGTTGTTGATCGTCGCGAACGCGGGCATCTTCACGAGTCTTCGCAAGTACATTCCGGAGGCGCGTGACTACCCGGACTGGGCGGATCGGGTGTTCGGCTTCTACGTCCGATGGGCGGTCGTCCTCGTCGGCGCCGCGGTCGCACTCGTCCTCGCCGGCGTGGCGACGGGTGCGGTCGGCGGCCTGTTCGGCGACCGGTTCGGCACGTACTTCCTCGTCATGTGCGGCATGCTCGTCACGACGCAGTTTCACTCGGTGACCAGAGCCGCACTGATGGCGTTCGGCCGCGAACCCGCCTCGGAGGGGTTACACGCCCTCCAGAAGGCCCTCTTCGCCGGATTCGCCGTCCTTGCTCTCGCCGTCGGATTCGGGGTGACGGCCGTCCTCGTCGCGTTCACGGTCGCGTCCGGTATCGTCGCCGTCGCCGGCGCGGTTGCGCTCAGGCACAACGTGGCACTGCGAGCGGTTCTGGAACGTCCGCCTCCGGACTTTCCTCGCCGCGAACTGTTCGCGTACAACGGCCTGACGATTCTCCTGATCGGCGGCACGTTCTCGCTCTATCACGTCGACGTCGTGCTCTTGCAGACGTTCTACGGCAGTCACGAGACCGGCCTCTACCGGGCGAGCCTCCAGATATCCGAGTTCCTCTGGTTCGTCCCGATCGTCGTCGGGACGGTGTTTATCCACTCGCTCTCGGAACTGTGGTCGCGAGATCGGACGGACCTCGTGGAGGAGATCGCCGCACGCTCGACGCGCTACACGATCGTCGTCACGCTCCTGTTCGCCCTCGGCGTTGCCGCCCTCGCCGAGCCGTTCGTCGCGCTCTACTTCGGCGAGGACTTTCTCCCGGCCGTCGGGCCGCTGCTCGTCCTCTTGCCCGGCGCGTTCGGGTTCGCGATCGCCAGACAGCTGTTCTCGGTCGGCCAGGCGAAGGGTGCACTTCGGGTACTCATCGCCGCGACGGGCTCCGCCGCCGCGCTCAACCTCGTCCTGAACCTCCTGCTGATTCCGCCGTACGGCATGTGGGGCGCCGCCGTCGCCACGTCGACGAGTTACGGCTCGATGGCCGTCTTCCACGTCCGGGCCGCCAGATCGATCGGCTTCGATCCGCTCGCGGACATCAGGGCCGGGCCCACGCTCGCGACGGCCCTGCTCGCCGCACCGGCGATCCTCGGGGCCGGGTACGCACTCGATGGCCTCGTCGCGCTCGTCGTCGTTCCGCCGACCGGGTTCGTCCTCTACGCGGCGCTGGCGTTGAAGACCGGGGCCGTCGATGCCGCCGAGGTGACCGATCTCGTCGGTCCGCTCCCCGAACCCGTCGCGCGAGCGCTCGCCTGGTTCTGA
- a CDS encoding right-handed parallel beta-helix repeat-containing protein has translation MVRKTHNHGLHVYERGDTDWTHAPDMETIERRLVVRGERAALDSYDPHDGATFVATDTGAVFDGDGDSWSRATRRYAETTVDDLRTRETPVADVRAYGATGDGESDDTEAIRSAIDTDGAAVAYLPKGTYRVTDELSLDSTNLRGDGAGATTIALDERVDRALAVDGAGGGVADLTVECNGMAMEGVRLAAEHALAERVAVDHVTQWGDRDESTACINVMSAPHATVESCRATRARAPNTGVSNGIHVAGDGGGVTIRNCAVDDVTPKADGDGIVVQGLNDGTRVIGNHVTNAAKSALKLNRPTERPISVLATGNTLQAGSNCLSIARIQGTETTFAGNTLVQDRVADAALRVSTDPDLDAAPVTVTGNVIELTDPADGNDLIRIRDWDRGVVVSGNTCKLYGGGNCGIRADSSENVVIEGNALDQVGETAISLVGTSLASVTGNVVDDAGTAGISLDAEASRCVVTGNVVDAPDGITVADGAADVAVGTNVGG, from the coding sequence ATGGTACGCAAAACGCACAACCACGGACTGCACGTCTACGAACGGGGCGACACCGACTGGACGCACGCGCCCGATATGGAGACGATCGAGCGACGGCTCGTCGTCCGCGGCGAGCGCGCGGCACTCGATTCGTACGACCCGCACGACGGGGCGACCTTCGTCGCCACCGACACGGGCGCCGTCTTCGACGGCGACGGCGACTCGTGGTCGCGCGCTACGCGCCGCTACGCGGAAACGACGGTCGACGACCTCCGGACGCGGGAAACGCCGGTCGCGGACGTTCGCGCCTACGGAGCGACGGGCGACGGGGAATCGGACGACACCGAGGCGATTCGGTCCGCGATCGACACCGACGGTGCCGCCGTTGCGTACCTCCCGAAGGGGACGTACCGCGTGACCGACGAACTCTCGCTGGACTCGACGAACCTCCGCGGAGACGGAGCGGGTGCGACGACGATCGCGCTGGACGAGCGAGTCGATCGGGCCCTCGCGGTCGACGGGGCCGGTGGTGGCGTCGCCGATCTCACCGTCGAGTGCAACGGGATGGCGATGGAGGGCGTCCGTCTCGCCGCCGAGCACGCGCTCGCCGAACGGGTCGCCGTCGATCACGTCACGCAGTGGGGCGACCGGGACGAGTCGACGGCCTGTATCAACGTGATGTCCGCACCCCACGCGACGGTCGAATCATGCCGCGCGACCCGTGCCCGGGCACCGAACACGGGCGTCTCGAACGGGATCCACGTCGCGGGCGACGGCGGCGGCGTGACGATCCGAAACTGCGCCGTCGACGACGTGACGCCGAAGGCCGACGGCGACGGTATCGTCGTACAGGGACTGAACGACGGAACGCGGGTGATCGGCAACCACGTCACGAACGCGGCGAAGTCCGCCCTCAAACTGAATCGCCCGACTGAGCGGCCGATCTCCGTCCTCGCGACCGGCAATACACTGCAGGCCGGATCGAACTGTCTCTCGATCGCGCGCATCCAGGGAACCGAGACGACGTTCGCCGGGAACACCCTGGTACAAGACCGGGTCGCGGACGCGGCCCTTCGCGTATCGACCGACCCCGACCTGGACGCCGCGCCCGTGACGGTCACGGGAAACGTGATAGAGCTCACCGATCCCGCCGACGGCAACGATCTGATCCGGATCAGGGACTGGGACCGGGGCGTCGTCGTCAGCGGAAACACGTGCAAGCTCTACGGCGGCGGCAACTGCGGCATCCGGGCCGACAGCTCGGAGAACGTCGTGATCGAGGGGAACGCTCTCGACCAGGTGGGTGAGACCGCCATCTCGCTCGTCGGGACGTCGCTCGCGTCCGTGACGGGAAACGTCGTCGACGACGCCGGGACGGCCGGCATCTCGCTCGACGCCGAGGCGAGTCGCTGCGTCGTCACGGGCAACGTCGTCGACGCGCCCGATGGGATCACCGTCGCGGACGGCGCGGCGGACGTCGCGGTCGGGACGAACGTTGGGGGATAG
- a CDS encoding ribonuclease H, producing MAAHGRPALRDLFDESPTPHIAHHPRTHHRDFYVATDGSFRTAGGGLGAVIQTRDGAHVARLSRPDSPPNNNVAEYRALHLGLDVLAARAPPDARVGILVDHDDLASNVNAAILAARHPDRRPPRPYSVPAASANHWRGIRARLTGFGDVRAARIDSDDNPAHPLANSPEQYRHVNREPIRCVRPDPVESTTAGYLPPSRANRNVSQ from the coding sequence ATGGCCGCGCACGGCCGTCCCGCCCTTCGGGATCTCTTCGACGAGTCGCCGACACCGCACATCGCTCACCACCCTCGCACCCACCACAGGGACTTCTACGTCGCCACGGACGGTTCGTTCAGGACCGCGGGCGGCGGGCTCGGTGCGGTAATCCAGACGCGAGACGGCGCCCACGTCGCCCGACTCTCGCGTCCGGATTCGCCGCCGAACAACAACGTCGCCGAGTACCGGGCGCTGCACCTCGGGCTCGACGTTCTCGCGGCGAGGGCACCACCCGACGCACGCGTCGGCATCCTCGTCGACCACGACGACCTCGCGAGTAACGTCAACGCCGCCATCCTGGCCGCCAGACACCCCGACAGGCGTCCACCACGGCCGTACTCCGTTCCGGCGGCGAGTGCCAACCACTGGCGGGGCATCCGGGCCCGGCTGACCGGATTCGGTGACGTGCGCGCCGCGCGAATCGACAGCGACGACAACCCGGCACATCCGCTCGCAAACTCCCCAGAGCAGTACCGGCACGTCAATCGCGAGCCGATCCGCTGCGTCCGACCCGATCCCGTCGAGTCGACGACGGCCGGCTACCTCCCGCCGTCGCGGGCGAATCGAAACGTCAGTCAGTGA
- a CDS encoding ABC transporter permease: MSTTTTTERTAANRNFVDRLRANQFLMELLSNRLAVFGLVIIVTMFVIAVYAKLTYDIDAITRTMYGQNPNRGAPSTEYWFGTDGQARDIYPRVLYGAWYALLYGTAAVVASTVLGIAAGTLAAYYGTITDNIIMRSMDVLLSFPSLLLALALITIFPESWGLWRAVAALTLVYTPRFARVVRGAALKVLEDEYIDATQALGASDLRVLVRHVLPNCLAPITVQATLNYGLAIIDIAALSFLGFGADPGDPSWGMMLSEGVEKGMFMGAWWWSFFPGLFLALTVLGFNLLGDGMRDALDPRMRETV, from the coding sequence ATGAGCACGACAACCACCACCGAGCGAACGGCGGCGAACCGAAATTTCGTCGACCGGCTCAGAGCGAACCAGTTCCTCATGGAACTGCTCTCGAACCGACTCGCCGTGTTCGGACTCGTGATCATCGTCACGATGTTCGTCATCGCCGTCTACGCCAAACTCACCTACGACATCGATGCGATCACCCGAACGATGTACGGACAGAATCCGAACAGGGGTGCACCGAGCACGGAGTACTGGTTCGGTACCGATGGGCAGGCACGCGACATCTATCCACGCGTCCTCTACGGGGCGTGGTATGCACTCCTGTACGGGACCGCAGCCGTCGTCGCGTCTACGGTGCTTGGAATCGCCGCCGGCACCCTCGCAGCCTACTACGGGACCATCACCGACAATATCATCATGCGGTCGATGGACGTGTTACTATCGTTTCCATCACTACTGCTTGCACTCGCACTCATCACCATCTTCCCCGAATCGTGGGGGCTCTGGCGAGCAGTAGCCGCGCTCACGCTCGTCTACACGCCACGATTCGCCCGCGTCGTCCGGGGTGCAGCACTAAAAGTGCTCGAAGACGAGTACATCGACGCGACGCAGGCGCTGGGGGCGAGCGATCTACGCGTCCTCGTCCGTCACGTCCTGCCGAACTGTCTCGCACCGATCACCGTCCAGGCGACCCTGAACTACGGCCTCGCGATCATCGACATCGCAGCACTCTCGTTCCTCGGGTTCGGTGCCGATCCCGGCGATCCCTCCTGGGGAATGATGCTCTCCGAAGGCGTCGAGAAGGGGATGTTCATGGGTGCGTGGTGGTGGTCGTTCTTCCCCGGCCTGTTCCTCGCGCTGACCGTCCTCGGCTTTAATCTCCTCGGCGACGGCATGCGCGACGCACTGGATCCGCGTATGCGGGAGACGGTCTGA
- a CDS encoding DUF7268 family protein has protein sequence MRDDQSTDALRSTDRISYWKRLRYLVPAAARWMAVGAIIGVVLSIGLLTVSTAKGATDTAFALGALLLGFGVTAWSMAVGLGETIRGVGAFVDVSNGWTEIGAREAFFVLSWAGAGWVIAAALTSIALGV, from the coding sequence ATGCGTGACGACCAATCGACCGATGCGTTGCGTTCGACTGATCGAATCAGCTACTGGAAACGGCTTCGATATCTCGTCCCCGCCGCTGCCCGCTGGATGGCAGTCGGCGCGATCATCGGGGTCGTCCTCTCGATCGGCTTGCTCACCGTCTCGACGGCGAAAGGGGCAACTGACACCGCGTTCGCGCTCGGCGCACTCCTCCTCGGATTCGGCGTCACCGCCTGGTCGATGGCCGTCGGACTCGGCGAAACCATACGCGGTGTGGGAGCGTTCGTGGACGTATCGAACGGATGGACGGAGATCGGCGCTCGCGAGGCGTTTTTCGTCCTCTCGTGGGCGGGCGCAGGGTGGGTGATCGCTGCGGCGCTTACGTCGATCGCACTCGGCGTCTAG
- a CDS encoding ABC transporter permease, with translation MISKRFIAKRILLLGPVLFGVATFVFAILQISPGDPAVTIAGNRASQEFVEQIRADLGLDDPLWQQYLRFLWDTVRLDFGQSYQIQRGTPVTEILAGRLPITIELAVLGLIAGLAFGLPLGIVSGVKQDTFTDHFSRIGALAGISVPIYWSGPLLILLFAVFLDVFPTSGRIGSTYFVERRTGFILIDTVLVGELDAFVSAVRHLAMPVMVLGIYSMAFISRMMRSSMLEVIRQDYMRTARAKGQGAKTTVMKHGLRNAFIPVITIIGIQFGSMLGGSVLTETVFEINGIGTLLVSAIEQNDYPVVQATVLVFALLYTLVNLFVDITYSVLDPRINQ, from the coding sequence ATGATATCGAAACGCTTCATCGCGAAGCGGATCCTGTTGCTAGGGCCGGTTCTCTTCGGCGTCGCAACGTTCGTCTTCGCGATTTTGCAAATTTCTCCGGGGGACCCGGCGGTCACCATCGCAGGCAATCGGGCCAGTCAGGAGTTCGTCGAACAAATCAGAGCCGATCTCGGGCTGGACGACCCCCTCTGGCAACAGTATCTTCGATTCCTCTGGGACACGGTCCGCCTCGATTTCGGCCAGTCCTACCAGATCCAGCGTGGGACACCGGTCACGGAGATTCTCGCCGGGCGGCTCCCGATCACGATCGAGCTCGCTGTCCTCGGATTGATCGCCGGATTGGCGTTCGGGCTGCCACTCGGGATCGTAAGCGGCGTCAAACAGGACACGTTCACCGATCATTTTTCCCGTATCGGTGCCCTCGCCGGGATCAGCGTCCCGATCTACTGGAGTGGTCCACTGCTCATCCTGCTGTTCGCTGTCTTCCTCGACGTCTTCCCGACGAGCGGTCGAATCGGCTCGACGTACTTCGTCGAACGACGGACCGGATTCATCCTGATCGATACGGTACTCGTCGGCGAGCTGGACGCGTTCGTCTCCGCCGTGCGCCACCTCGCGATGCCGGTGATGGTTCTCGGCATCTACTCGATGGCGTTCATCTCACGGATGATGCGCTCGTCCATGCTCGAAGTCATCAGGCAGGACTACATGCGAACGGCCCGCGCAAAGGGCCAGGGCGCGAAGACGACGGTGATGAAACACGGACTCAGAAACGCGTTCATTCCCGTCATCACCATCATCGGCATTCAGTTCGGATCGATGCTCGGTGGGTCGGTACTCACGGAGACCGTCTTCGAGATCAACGGGATCGGAACGCTTCTAGTATCAGCAATCGAACAGAATGACTACCCTGTCGTTCAGGCGACAGTGCTCGTCTTCGCGCTACTGTACACGCTGGTGAACCTCTTCGTCGACATTACCTACTCCGTACTCGACCCCAGAATAAACCAATGA